One Phycisphaerae bacterium RAS2 DNA window includes the following coding sequences:
- the amt gene encoding Ammonia channel precursor, with translation MEWTSLLAEAKPAELDSGSTAWLLASSALVLLMVPGLALFYGGMVRQKNVLTTMMHSYVAMAVIGVQWVVVGYALSFGQDVGGLFGWDRAYLFLREVSHTATYGDKAIPELVFVMFQGKFAIITPALISGAVAERMKFSSYVVFILLWSTLIYDPVCHWVWAPGGWLFERGVLDFAGGTVVHITAGVSALALILLMGRRRDYPRGAIMPNSLVLTLTGAGLLWFGWFGFNAGSAVAVEWPAAGYVAGLAFTTTQSAAAAAALAWIVLEWWHRGKTTSLGIASGIVAGLVAITPAAGHVQPVSALVIGGVASLLCYGAVQLKGRMGYDDSLDAFGVHGVGGIWGAIATGIFCTIPVKGLLDGNLGQVGLQTLGVVTAAAYSFVGTLVIGLIVMKTMGLRCTDQQERDGLDIMLHGERGYHH, from the coding sequence ATGGAATGGACATCACTCTTGGCGGAAGCCAAACCCGCTGAACTGGATTCCGGCAGCACGGCGTGGCTGCTCGCGTCATCGGCCCTCGTCCTGCTCATGGTGCCGGGGCTTGCCCTGTTCTACGGCGGCATGGTCCGGCAGAAGAACGTTCTGACGACCATGATGCACAGCTACGTGGCGATGGCTGTCATCGGCGTGCAATGGGTCGTCGTCGGCTACGCCCTGTCGTTCGGGCAGGATGTCGGCGGCCTCTTCGGGTGGGACCGGGCTTACCTCTTTCTTCGCGAAGTCTCGCATACGGCGACGTATGGCGACAAGGCGATCCCCGAGCTGGTCTTTGTCATGTTTCAGGGCAAGTTCGCCATTATCACGCCCGCGCTCATCAGCGGCGCGGTGGCCGAGCGGATGAAGTTCTCCAGCTACGTGGTGTTCATCCTCCTTTGGTCAACGCTGATCTATGATCCGGTTTGTCACTGGGTCTGGGCGCCGGGCGGCTGGCTCTTCGAGCGCGGCGTGCTCGATTTTGCCGGCGGCACGGTCGTGCACATTACCGCGGGCGTCTCGGCACTGGCGCTGATTCTGCTCATGGGTCGGCGGCGGGATTACCCGCGCGGCGCGATCATGCCCAACAGCCTCGTGCTCACTCTCACCGGCGCGGGGCTCCTTTGGTTTGGCTGGTTCGGATTCAACGCCGGCAGCGCCGTCGCGGTGGAGTGGCCCGCGGCGGGATACGTCGCCGGGCTTGCATTCACCACGACGCAATCCGCGGCGGCTGCGGCGGCCCTGGCCTGGATTGTGCTGGAATGGTGGCACCGCGGGAAGACGACAAGCCTTGGGATTGCCTCGGGCATCGTCGCGGGGCTTGTCGCGATCACGCCGGCGGCCGGCCACGTCCAGCCCGTGTCGGCGCTGGTCATCGGCGGCGTAGCTTCGCTGCTTTGTTATGGCGCCGTGCAGTTGAAAGGGCGCATGGGGTACGACGATTCCCTCGATGCGTTCGGGGTTCACGGCGTCGGCGGCATCTGGGGCGCAATCGCGACGGGCATCTTCTGTACGATCCCGGTGAAGGGGCTGCTTGATGGGAATCTGGGACAGGTCGGGTTGCAGACGCTGGGTGTGGTCACCGCGGCGGCCTATTCGTTCGTGGGGACGCTCGTGATCGGCCTGATCGTGATGAAGACGATGGGCCTGCGCTGCACCGACCAGCAGGAGCGCGACGGGTTGGATATCATGCTCCACGGCGAGCGGGGGTATCACCACTGA
- the glnB_2 gene encoding Nitrogen regulatory protein P-II, with protein MKLIIAIIRPEQLEAVQAALRAVLDEGDNYRMTIASVEGHGQQQGEVEFFRGQVVRAPMARKLQITIGVNDPYVEPTVQAIVQGARSGKGEVGDGKIFIMPLEDCVRIRTGERGGQAI; from the coding sequence ATGAAACTCATTATCGCCATCATTCGTCCCGAACAACTCGAAGCGGTTCAGGCGGCCTTGCGCGCCGTGCTGGACGAGGGCGACAATTATCGAATGACCATCGCCTCGGTGGAGGGCCACGGCCAGCAGCAGGGCGAGGTTGAGTTCTTCCGCGGGCAGGTGGTTCGCGCGCCGATGGCGCGCAAGCTGCAAATCACCATCGGCGTCAACGATCCTTACGTCGAGCCGACCGTTCAGGCGATCGTCCAGGGTGCGCGCAGCGGCAAGGGCGAAGTCGGCGACGGAAAAATCTTCATCATGCCGCTGGAAGACTGCGTGCGCATCCGCACGGGCGAACGCGGCGGCCAGGCGATTTAA
- the nudG gene encoding CTP pyrophosphohydrolase, producing the protein MPNMNAGRTEQPNRTDKTPVTYGILGILQRDGRVLLIQRSRHVRVPLAWCFPGGTIEPGESQPDALVRELHEEVNLIVRPGRHLMTQTKHDGRLVLHCWSAEILDGDLRPNPQEVADLAWLTPAEVRSKAGVLPGTTDILDGIGL; encoded by the coding sequence ATGCCCAACATGAACGCGGGCCGAACCGAACAACCCAATCGCACGGACAAAACGCCGGTCACTTACGGCATTCTCGGCATCCTGCAGCGCGACGGTCGCGTGCTGCTGATCCAGCGGTCTCGGCATGTGCGCGTGCCGCTGGCATGGTGCTTTCCCGGCGGCACGATCGAACCCGGCGAATCGCAGCCTGATGCCCTCGTGCGCGAACTGCATGAAGAAGTGAACCTGATCGTTCGCCCCGGCCGACACCTGATGACGCAAACCAAGCACGACGGGCGGCTGGTGCTCCATTGCTGGTCGGCGGAGATTCTCGACGGCGACCTGCGCCCCAACCCGCAGGAAGTCGCTGATCTGGCGTGGCTCACGCCCGCGGAAGTGCGAAGCAAGGCAGGCGTCCTGCCGGGCACGACCGAC